Within Vigna unguiculata cultivar IT97K-499-35 chromosome 2, ASM411807v1, whole genome shotgun sequence, the genomic segment GAAAAGATATTAAAGAAAGTAAGCAGACCTGTAACTCGGGCAGCGCTAGAGACTCGAAAGATGCTACATCAACTTTATACTTGCCAACACTAGGCCATCCGACAGACTCTGGGCTGCAAATCCAATGCGATCAAAGAAAACAATTGAATCATATAGACAGAATTGTGTTGTGACAAATACTGGACAATCTAGTCAAGGTTGTGTTATGTTATTTCAGATAGGATTAACAAAAACTTCTAATAACATACTCTCTAGACCATAATATTTGTTATcccttaaaatttatttcacgGATTCTTGCAGATGCTATAgttttcaacaaattttaaacatcAAGAGAGTTTGCTAGTAAAAAAGTGTACCAAGGATGTATTTATTGTTAGTCGTCCTCTTCACACGAAAACCTTTCCTTAAAAAATGAACGAAGACCCAGTAGCAGTGTGACCAAGAAACACAAATTTCGAAATAAAGGGTCTAAACAAAAACGAAATTTGGATGTTCATGTAGTGGAGCTGAGAAGAGGAATAATAAAAACTGTACCTTGAAAAGTGGATGGACGCAAGTGGGGCAGTGCGACCATCAAGAGTGACCACTTCGAAACCGACCCTTTGGCCTGCGCGCCTAACTTCCCCTACAAAAGCATCATATCATATCATGTGTTACAGTGAAAGAAGAGGAAGATATCATATCAAATGCTTTCGTACGAGTGTAGAAGCCCTGAAGCTTGATGGAGGAATTGACTCTGAGGGACTccaacactctcataatcagaGTGCTTTTTCCCACACCCTGATCAGATCAATCAACCAAATCAAAATCGATTAACAGAGAATGAAGAGAAGGAAAAATGGTGGAGTTGGGTTTCTCACCGGAGGACCCGTGACGAGGAAGCATTTTCCGGGACCAGCCATGGTTTCTTTCTGTTTCTGCCTATTCTATTTTCTATCTATCTGGGATGAGACATACATGTTTTTGTCACTCCAAATCATGGTCATggttaaaattatcaaaaagtAAACAATAATTCTATGTTcaaattctttataaaatttaaatattgaaatcaaCTCCAGTAATTGTTTACAATCTTagataaatttaatgaaaatacagTGAAAATTTCTttgttatataataataattattattcaatcATACGTTAGTATACACAGagaattcaaaatgaaaaaaacgaAAGTGACTTTTTCACCCCCCGAATTTCTAACTATACCTTCTAATTTTTGAAatgattgttttattttttaggcTTAACTACATTTTTCGTCCctattttcgtagtgtttgctGCAGATCGTTCTCATTTGtacaaaatgttttaaatggtcctcattttcgtagtgtttgttgcggatgatcatcatttttactaaatgtttaaaatagtcctcattttcgcaattcgtgtttaatttagtccttttctGTGACGCTGTTTAAATCAataacggaacattgtacatgtgacactgtttgtattacatTGTACTAGGGTGTATTACACGTGTACTGTTCAAGTgtagtaattaaatatttggggataaatatgtgagctagggttttgaaaatgaattgttGGGCAGTTGGTTAGTTGTTGCAATCTTCTTTCTCCATTCTCAATTTGTATTGTTGCAATCTTGTTCTTCCTGCAATGCCATGTCACAGTCcaaatcttcttcctttacctctggttgtaatcgttggaggcaacaaTACTGTAGCAATTCGTGTaatgttggtggttcaacgagaaatgggggattaaccccgatttgtaaCTGTGGAGAGAATATCACAACATTTCAACCACAAACAAACCCCAAAAcagaattacgaaaaccctaaccctaactgATTCAAATGTGCAAAATTTATCACAACCCCGGAAACCCTGAACCCACAAGCAAAGCACTTACCTTGTCGATGATGATTAACTGGGAAATTGAAATAATCAAACGAACAAATCGTCACGTCCAATTGTTGCTTCCTTGCAAATCGGAGATGAAGAAACTCGGAGATGAAGAGATCGCCTGTACTCGTCAATCCCTAATTGTAGCGTGACCTAATTGGAATATTTTTGACCCAAATTGAAGAGTTAACGTTAATAATCCACTTGTACAATACACGTAATATACCCCCAATACAATGTAATACAAACAGTGCCACATGTACAGTGctttgttattgatttaaacggcgtcacagaaaatgactaaattaaccccaaattgcaaaaatgaggaccattttaaacatttggtaaaaatgaggaccatccacaATCatcactacgaaaatgaggaccattttaaacatttggtaaaaatgaggagCATCCGCAttaaacactacgaaaatgaggacggAAAAGGTATTTAAGTCTATTTTTTAATGAGGACGGAAAAGGTATTTAagtctattttttaaaagtgactTTAAGATTATTGGTCTTAGAAATCTTTGAGAGTAAAATTTTCTAAACATAATTTTCAAAAGagaatttttagaataaaatttccataataaaaattttggaatgcattaaatacattttggaaTAGAATTTATAGAACAAGTTTTTCAGTGAGGGGTAGTCTAGTATTTTTTCTCGAGGGTACAGTTAGTAATAATTGGGTTGCATAAAGAAAAAACCAATGAAGTTAATGGGTGAATGAATATAGGAAAAGCCTATATGTTGGCCCATTTTTCTATTCCCCGCGGGTGAACCAGAAAGCAGAAAAGAAACTATCACAAAACAGAAGACAGGCGTTGGAATCGAACCGAACGAGGGAAGCGAGTGAATTATGGAAGACGAAGGAAGCGATGAACGTGAAAGGTTGTTAGCAGCACCTTTCATATTTCTGATCGTTGCTGCTTTTCAATTTGCATACTATTGCCTCGATAAGGTTGCCAAGGTATCattctaaattttgttatttaattgaaatttgaaacaaaaacaaTGTTATACCCATTCTCACGATTAAGCTTTTAAATTCCAATGCCGCATACCGTTCATTCTCGTTATAAACTAATCAAAGGATGGATTGATGTTGAAGTTTCGTTCCTTTACCAAATAAGATACTGTATTGTTTATGAGAAACAAAACCCTGTAGCATTAACATCTGGGTGTATGATTTTCCAGCAGGGTGGATCTCATAGAGAAACAGAAGCTCGGTTGCGTGAAGAAATAAAACAACTTTCGAAGGAGGCAAGTTTAATGTCGCAGTAAGTAAGGCTTTGTAGCCAATGTTTCCTATGCTGAAAAGCAAGGGGGTCCTCTTTTGGAACCCTTTTTCTGTTTTGAGTTGGTTTTATCGTTTgcatttgtaaaatattatgcAATGTTTTTGGGGTtgataatttgaaattaaaggatGAATCTACAAATTTGTTTAAAGTCTATTTGCATGAGTGTTACAAATTTATGCCAGTAAAATTGCATGctaaataaaagagaataaggAATGAGAAAACTTGAAGTGATCTTCGACCTAGAAGTATCGATACTCACTAAAATTTTGAAGttcatttcaattttgaaaaaatcaagTTAGTAAGAAATATTTGCCATTATTTAAACTAGTAGAACAAAGGAAGAAAGACAATGCCAACTATGAAACTATAGGTAGATTCAAATAGAGAAATCAGGCGGAtagaaggaagaaaaattaAGTAGCATACAAATCACTGACAAAGGAGATGACTGTAAGATATGATTGCAAAATTTATGGTGTGGTATGTGTCTCTCTTTATCCTGTCAGGCCATCAACATTTGCACAAGCAGCAAAACTCAAAAGGCTGGCAAATGCCAAGGAGAAGGAACTTTCAAAATGTGAGTTTATTTCTTGTTGCAAGTTTTttacttttccttttttatcCGTGCAACAGTGCCATGAAGTGCAATTAAGAAAAGCCAATAATTGTTCTCTCTTATTAATAAGAAATTCCCGACAGCACTGCGTAGCTGTTTAATATAGATGCAATTAAGAAGCGACTTTTATCCCATCATTGCTCCATCTTTCCAATCCATGCCTCTCTTAGTTTACTTAGTCTAATTAGTTTTGTAATAGTTTAATTAGGagaatttgtttataaaagcaCATTGCTTGGTGTGTATCAATTGAATTAGAATCAATTCTAAAGTTTTCTTTCTACTTTCTGATATGAGTGTGTGACTGAAAGTGAAATATTTAGTTTACTGTTCCTACAGTGTAGACTAACACATTGCAAAGTTCAAATTTAAATTGACAAGAATGGTATGTGTATCAGTTTATGTGGACTTTACAAGCACCATATAAAACCAAAATTGATGAACGGATCAACAATGCAAGGTTATCTCAATTTTAGtagtaaatagtaaatataCCTTCTGCGACATGAGTAAGAAAGAATCTCCTTAAAACTACACAAATGGcgaagaaaatttaattatgaaatttgatgGTGATTGAAGAACAAGTGTGATTAAAAGTATTATAGGAGTGTGTATTATGTACCTACAAAGAAAGTTTGAATCATATCCTTATATTTCCTACACGTTAGGCCATAAGTTTAGGCAGCCTGATTCTCATTCTTAATTGTACATTTTTTTGTGCTAAAAATATTACTTCATGACATTTCCCCCCTACATGAATATAGTTTTTATCTACATTTTAAACCTTTATTCCTTAGTTAgtttaaattcattttcttaCCTTCGAGTTTTAAGTTATAGTTCAAGATATTATGCAGACCACAATTCAAGTCACAAAGATTATGCTGTATATTCAAAAGTGGTGCTCGTATTTAAGGTATCTTCAGATGTGTGCGCAtgtatatatgaatataatttttgttaacagaATTTCTTGGTAAAGGTTTGTAATACACTTTTTCTTGGCTTTGCCATGTAGTATTTAACATATGCATTGCTGCTTATGTGGTTTTGGCGTGTTCCTGTGGCTAGCGTACATCGGCAACTTGTGCAACCATTTGGTAATGCAATAATGGTTgaataatactttaattttacTAACCCTTTCACTCATTTGAACAAGATCTGAGGACTT encodes:
- the LOC114168698 gene encoding cancer-related nucleoside-triphosphatase isoform X1, translated to MAGPGKCFLVTGPPGVGKSTLIMRVLESLRVNSSIKLQGFYTREVRRAGQRVGFEVVTLDGRTAPLASIHFSSPESVGWPSVGKYKVDVASFESLALPELQVREDTSLFIIDEVGKMELFSSSFFPAVLRVLESNIPVLASIPIPKFGRDIPEVARLRNHAGATCFTLNVGNRDAVREQIRSLLEDLLIKH
- the LOC114168698 gene encoding cancer-related nucleoside-triphosphatase isoform X2; translated protein: MAGPGKCFLVTGPPGVGKSTLIMRVLESLRVNSSIKLQGFYTREVRRAGQRVGFEVVTLDGRTAPLASIHFSSPESVGWPSVGKYKVDVASFESLALPELQVREDTSLFIIDEVGKMELFSSSFFPAVLRVLESNIPVLASIPIPKFGRDIPEG
- the LOC114171574 gene encoding uncharacterized protein LOC114171574 isoform X2, which translates into the protein MEDEGSDERERLLAAPFIFLIVAAFQFAYYCLDKVAKGGSHRETEARLREEIKQLSKEASLMSQPSTFAQAAKLKRLANAKEKELSKYHNSSHKDYAVYSKVVLVFKYLTYALLLMWFWRVPVASVHRQLVQPFGSLLSWKSGGVQSNSAPIGIISWLVVSARVCRFVRRAYSK
- the LOC114171574 gene encoding uncharacterized protein LOC114171574 isoform X4, which gives rise to MEDEGSDERERLLAAPFIFLIVAAFQFAYYCLDKGGSHRETEARLREEIKQLSKEASLMSQPSTFAQAAKLKRLANAKEKELSKYHNSSHKDYAVYSKVVLVFKYLTYALLLMWFWRVPVASVHRQLVQPFGSLLSWKSGGVQSNSAPIGIISWLVVSARVCRFVRRAYSK
- the LOC114171574 gene encoding uncharacterized protein LOC114171574 isoform X1; translation: MEDEGSDERERLLAAPFIFLIVAAFQFAYYCLDKVAKQGGSHRETEARLREEIKQLSKEASLMSQPSTFAQAAKLKRLANAKEKELSKYHNSSHKDYAVYSKVVLVFKYLTYALLLMWFWRVPVASVHRQLVQPFGSLLSWKSGGVQSNSAPIGIISWLVVSARVCRFVRRAYSK
- the LOC114171574 gene encoding uncharacterized protein LOC114171574 isoform X3, translating into MEDEGSDERERLLAAPFIFLIVAAFQFAYYCLDKQGGSHRETEARLREEIKQLSKEASLMSQPSTFAQAAKLKRLANAKEKELSKYHNSSHKDYAVYSKVVLVFKYLTYALLLMWFWRVPVASVHRQLVQPFGSLLSWKSGGVQSNSAPIGIISWLVVSARVCRFVRRAYSK